The Parashewanella spongiae genome has a window encoding:
- a CDS encoding glycosyltransferase family 2 protein, which translates to MYKGHKISVVIPALNEEAAIHKVIKGLFTLKVGEHRIIDDIIVCDNGSTDNTGVVAIAAGAEAVSQSTPGYGIACLTAIAHLSECDIVLFVDGDDSCFAEQALPMLNGIINGDDLAIGSRTLGHIEIGALTGPQLFGNWLSSRLITLFWGQKITDLGPFRAIKRSSLQTLDMENKTFGWTVEMQVKAIILGMQVNEYPVDSKIRIGQSKISGTVSGSIKAGVGILSMIAKLFVNQAHFKRRIKQTAEQL; encoded by the coding sequence ATGTATAAAGGCCATAAAATTTCTGTAGTCATACCTGCACTGAATGAAGAAGCCGCGATTCACAAAGTAATCAAAGGCTTATTTACTCTAAAAGTTGGCGAACATAGGATCATTGACGATATAATCGTCTGCGATAATGGCTCAACCGACAATACCGGTGTCGTCGCTATTGCTGCAGGTGCAGAAGCTGTCTCACAATCAACTCCAGGCTATGGTATAGCCTGTTTAACGGCTATAGCTCACTTATCTGAATGCGACATCGTCCTGTTTGTTGACGGAGACGATTCATGCTTTGCCGAACAAGCTCTCCCTATGCTTAACGGAATCATAAATGGTGATGATTTAGCCATTGGATCTCGTACATTAGGCCACATAGAAATTGGAGCCCTTACTGGGCCCCAATTATTTGGAAACTGGCTCTCAAGTCGTTTAATTACTCTTTTTTGGGGCCAAAAAATTACCGATTTAGGGCCATTTAGGGCAATTAAAAGATCTTCTTTACAAACATTAGATATGGAAAATAAAACATTTGGTTGGACAGTCGAAATGCAGGTAAAAGCTATCATTCTAGGAATGCAAGTTAATGAGTATCCTGTTGACTCCAAAATACGCATTGGCCAATCAAAAATAAGTGGAACTGTTTCTGGTTCAATTAAAGCTGGGGTTGGAATTTTGTCTATGATAGCTAAATTATTTGTTAATCAAGCCCATTTTAAACGCCGCATAAAACAAACCGCTGAACAACTTTAA
- a CDS encoding DUF547 domain-containing protein, protein MTKFKFLMLLVSLVFIGVSIKAYCLYQAISPNGISYWNTSNETNQQKIDHNLWQQFLSKYLTSDEELSIRYINYGSVNNEDRKILDKYLNQLQSIDPRHYQKDVQLAYWINLYNALTVQIVLEHYPIESIKNIGDGFTGPWNMELVTISGQAVTLNQIEHGILRAFWKDNRVHYVINCASIGCPDLPTHAFSSDNIEQQFNIAAIRFVNQEKAVKFIDGKLHLSSIYSWFSEDFGSSTSATIEHVKQFAKPTLKAQLDEFSAEVEFEYDWRLNENKSR, encoded by the coding sequence ATGACAAAGTTCAAATTCCTAATGCTACTGGTTTCATTAGTGTTTATAGGCGTTAGCATAAAGGCTTATTGTCTTTATCAAGCCATTAGCCCTAATGGGATAAGTTACTGGAATACTAGTAACGAAACTAATCAGCAAAAAATTGATCATAACCTGTGGCAGCAATTCCTATCAAAATATTTGACCAGTGATGAAGAGTTAAGTATTAGATACATCAATTATGGTAGTGTAAATAATGAAGACAGAAAAATTCTGGATAAATATTTAAACCAATTACAATCTATTGATCCAAGGCACTATCAAAAAGATGTTCAACTGGCCTATTGGATTAATTTGTATAATGCTTTAACAGTACAAATTGTTCTGGAACATTACCCGATTGAGTCAATTAAAAATATAGGAGACGGGTTCACTGGCCCTTGGAACATGGAGCTTGTGACAATTTCAGGTCAAGCCGTTACCTTGAACCAAATTGAGCACGGAATCTTACGCGCTTTTTGGAAAGACAATCGAGTTCATTACGTCATTAACTGTGCCAGTATCGGTTGCCCAGACTTGCCAACACATGCATTCTCTAGTGATAATATTGAGCAGCAATTCAATATTGCTGCTATTCGATTTGTTAACCAAGAAAAAGCGGTGAAGTTTATTGATGGCAAATTACACTTATCCAGTATTTACAGTTGGTTTTCAGAGGATTTTGGATCGAGCACCTCTGCTACCATCGAACATGTTAAACAGTTTGCAAAGCCCACTCTAAAAGCGCAGCTTGATGAATTTTCTGCCGAAGTCGAGTTTGAATATGATTGGAGATTGAATGAAAATAAATCTAGATAG
- a CDS encoding DUF2064 domain-containing protein yields MTTVLPTLVIFCKRPKLHQGKQRLAEDTSPEITLRIAESLLACVIEDAEHWQGNVVVACSSKNDIKWAKSKFSNARVISQTPFETSESIFNLGERLNYVDDKLRSQGHQQLIMIGTDAPILNQTHFDEVVTALTFNDIALSHADDGGVVIMANNLYWPDLSALPWSTNILSDSLAQLCSVKELNVRYTLSGYDIDYVSDLKKVFIDLQTDNRTARKALVSLIDELFHFSGKVSHV; encoded by the coding sequence ATGACTACCGTGCTCCCAACTCTTGTCATCTTTTGCAAAAGACCTAAACTCCATCAAGGAAAACAAAGGCTTGCTGAAGACACATCACCAGAAATTACACTCCGTATCGCTGAATCACTTTTAGCTTGTGTTATTGAGGATGCTGAACATTGGCAAGGTAATGTGGTAGTTGCTTGTTCTAGTAAAAACGATATTAAGTGGGCTAAATCCAAATTTAGCAACGCGCGTGTTATCTCTCAGACGCCATTTGAGACTTCAGAATCCATATTCAACCTCGGTGAACGCTTAAATTATGTTGATGATAAATTACGTTCTCAAGGCCACCAGCAATTAATTATGATCGGAACTGATGCTCCTATTCTTAATCAAACTCATTTTGATGAAGTGGTTACCGCGCTTACATTTAATGATATTGCGCTCAGTCACGCTGATGATGGAGGAGTTGTAATCATGGCCAACAACTTATATTGGCCAGATTTATCTGCGCTACCATGGAGCACGAATATATTATCTGATTCTTTGGCTCAGCTCTGTTCTGTGAAAGAATTGAATGTTCGTTACACATTATCTGGTTATGATATTGATTATGTTTCTGATCTAAAAAAAGTATTTATCGATTTACAAACTGATAACCGTACAGCTCGCAAAGCCTTAGTGAGTCTTATCGATGAATTGTTTCATTTCTCAGGGAAAGTTTCTCATGTCTAA
- a CDS encoding methyltransferase domain-containing protein has protein sequence MSNSTNCCSPSQAKSNTDTHDAVKDYYGKVLAGSDDLQTNACCTDDDLTPELKLILSNIHDDVLIRYYGCGLVTPELLEGCHVLDLGCGAGRDCYAIAQMVGERGSVTGVDMTDEQLDIANKHIDYHRMKFGFDCANTTFLKGYIEKLNELDIADNSFDVVVSNCVINLSPDKNAVLKEIFRILKPGGEIYFSDVYADKRVPNHLRQDPLLYGECLSGALYWNDFENLAKSVGFTEPRLVNSRVITVDNEQLANRLEDIKFTSATYRLFKAVHLETDAQDYGQSVKYLGSIPHSKESFNFDQSTTFYQNKLVNVSGNTFHTLQQSRFSEHFEFNGSFEKHLGLFKAQIKALDFSSHKDSLNDSSCCTPSPVVKKSCC, from the coding sequence ATGTCTAATTCAACCAACTGTTGTTCACCTTCTCAAGCAAAATCGAACACTGATACCCATGACGCAGTAAAAGATTATTACGGTAAAGTATTAGCAGGCTCCGATGATTTACAAACCAATGCTTGTTGTACTGATGATGATTTAACTCCTGAGCTTAAATTAATTTTATCGAATATCCATGATGATGTATTAATTCGTTATTACGGCTGTGGTCTAGTTACCCCTGAATTACTTGAAGGCTGTCATGTACTTGATTTGGGATGTGGTGCAGGTCGTGATTGTTATGCCATCGCACAAATGGTTGGTGAACGCGGTTCCGTAACAGGTGTTGATATGACCGACGAGCAGCTTGATATTGCAAATAAACATATCGATTACCACCGAATGAAATTTGGCTTTGATTGCGCAAACACCACCTTTTTAAAAGGATATATCGAAAAACTTAACGAACTCGATATTGCAGACAATAGTTTCGATGTGGTTGTTTCAAATTGCGTAATTAACTTAAGCCCTGATAAAAACGCCGTTCTCAAAGAAATATTTCGAATTTTAAAACCCGGTGGTGAAATATATTTCTCCGATGTTTATGCTGATAAACGTGTACCAAACCACTTACGTCAAGATCCATTGCTCTATGGCGAGTGTTTAAGTGGCGCTCTGTATTGGAACGATTTTGAAAACCTTGCTAAATCAGTTGGGTTCACAGAGCCAAGATTAGTCAATAGCCGAGTTATCACTGTCGATAATGAACAATTAGCCAATCGGTTGGAAGATATTAAGTTTACCTCAGCAACTTACCGATTGTTTAAAGCGGTACATCTTGAGACAGATGCTCAAGACTATGGCCAATCAGTCAAATACCTTGGTTCGATTCCTCACAGCAAAGAATCTTTTAATTTCGATCAATCAACGACCTTTTATCAAAATAAGCTGGTTAATGTTAGCGGCAATACTTTTCACACGCTTCAACAATCAAGATTTTCCGAACACTTTGAGTTCAATGGAAGTTTTGAAAAACATTTAGGTTTATTTAAAGCTCAAATAAAAGCACTTGATTTTTCATCTCATAAAGATTCATTGAATGATTCAAGTTGTTGCACACCATCACCGGTAGTTAAAAAGAGTTGCTGTTAA
- a CDS encoding radical SAM protein: MSLISDNQHWSITPTGDARGYIKPHALNELWFHTGTKCNLECDFCLEGSSPSDKRLQTPKFDEIKPYIDEALTLGVEQFSFTGGEPFLAKDIVDILDYASKFKPCIVLTNGTDPLFKRIESLKTLQAKNQHAISFRISIDSPIEAEHDNGRGTGNFAKAFIGMRLLHNNGFNVSLARHMSKGENTTLVDKQYQDLFELNGLPFDTHIVAFPDFLPPGSLPSVPHITTTCMTSYQTEVQRKNYMCATSKMIIKKNGQMQVYACTLVDDDEDYFQAITLVESMTKQVNLKHHRCYSCFAFGASCSEM; this comes from the coding sequence ATGAGCCTTATTTCAGATAATCAACATTGGTCGATTACACCCACTGGTGATGCGAGAGGATATATTAAACCTCATGCTTTAAATGAACTTTGGTTTCATACTGGAACTAAATGTAATCTTGAATGTGACTTTTGTTTAGAAGGTTCTAGCCCATCTGATAAACGACTACAAACTCCAAAATTTGATGAAATAAAACCTTACATTGATGAAGCTCTTACACTTGGCGTCGAGCAATTCTCTTTTACAGGTGGAGAGCCCTTTCTCGCTAAAGATATAGTTGATATCTTAGATTACGCATCAAAATTTAAACCTTGTATTGTTTTGACGAATGGCACTGACCCTTTATTCAAACGGATAGAGTCACTTAAAACTTTACAGGCCAAAAATCAGCATGCAATTTCATTTAGGATCAGCATCGATTCGCCTATCGAAGCTGAGCATGATAATGGCCGTGGAACAGGCAATTTCGCTAAAGCATTTATTGGAATGAGGTTATTGCACAATAATGGTTTTAATGTGTCACTCGCTCGACATATGAGTAAAGGTGAAAATACAACATTAGTTGATAAGCAATATCAAGATCTATTTGAACTTAATGGCTTACCTTTTGACACACACATTGTTGCTTTTCCTGATTTTCTTCCCCCAGGTTCACTACCTAGTGTGCCGCATATAACGACAACTTGTATGACATCGTATCAAACCGAAGTTCAGCGGAAAAATTATATGTGTGCTACTTCAAAAATGATTATTAAAAAAAATGGTCAAATGCAAGTTTATGCGTGCACTTTAGTTGATGATGATGAAGATTATTTTCAAGCTATAACGCTTGTTGAAAGCATGACAAAACAAGTTAACTTAAAACACCATCGCTGTTATAGCTGTTTTGCATTCGGTGCCAGCTGTAGTGAAATGTGA
- a CDS encoding arsenate reductase ArsC, with protein sequence MKSILFLCTGNSCRSQMAHGLANSLLSDKFVSYSAGIESHGLNPSAVKVMDEIGIDISHHQSNTLSEFNDEKFDYVVAVCEHAASNCPTFPDQTNVITRQFDDPPKLAQLAKSQEEALSHYRRVRDEIKDWITKLPAQVS encoded by the coding sequence ATGAAATCTATCTTATTTTTATGCACAGGAAATTCATGCCGTAGTCAAATGGCTCATGGGCTTGCAAACTCTTTGCTCAGTGATAAATTTGTGAGTTATTCTGCTGGTATTGAGTCCCATGGGCTTAATCCATCTGCCGTTAAGGTTATGGATGAAATAGGCATAGATATTAGTCATCATCAGTCGAATACTTTATCTGAATTTAATGACGAAAAGTTCGATTATGTGGTCGCAGTTTGTGAACACGCTGCAAGCAACTGCCCTACTTTCCCTGATCAAACTAATGTCATTACACGTCAGTTTGATGACCCACCAAAGCTTGCTCAATTAGCAAAGTCACAAGAGGAAGCGCTTTCGCACTATCGTCGTGTACGAGACGAAATAAAAGATTGGATAACAAAATTACCAGCTCAAGTGAGCTGA
- the mtnP gene encoding S-methyl-5'-thioadenosine phosphorylase encodes MLAVIGGTGIYNIDGLITIEKHDVDTPYGKPSAEIVRGVYHGKEILFLPRHGSNHSLLPSEVNYQANIWSLKSLGVKQVIGLSAVGSLQQDIKPGDLAIADQYFDFIKNTREKTFFGNGLVAHVSTAEPTCKALADALSNAAEKCDISIHRNKTYACVDGPRLGTKAESLFLKNAVNADLVGMTNVPEVFLAREAQICYCTIGIATDYDCWQDDPKEHVTVEQVISRYGASLERAKLVLETYIKGTSARCSNRCNHALESAVLTPTESMTQDQKNLFEVLST; translated from the coding sequence ATGTTAGCCGTTATTGGTGGAACAGGTATTTATAATATCGATGGTCTAATCACTATTGAAAAACATGATGTTGATACGCCTTATGGCAAACCGTCTGCTGAAATTGTTCGCGGTGTATATCACGGCAAAGAAATTCTATTCTTACCTCGCCATGGTAGCAATCATTCGTTGTTGCCATCTGAGGTAAATTATCAAGCTAATATTTGGTCATTAAAAAGCTTAGGCGTTAAACAAGTTATAGGTCTTTCTGCCGTTGGTAGTTTACAACAAGACATTAAGCCTGGTGATCTGGCTATTGCTGATCAATATTTTGATTTTATTAAAAACACACGTGAAAAAACATTCTTTGGAAATGGGTTAGTTGCCCATGTATCAACGGCAGAGCCAACATGCAAAGCATTAGCTGACGCTTTATCTAATGCGGCAGAAAAGTGCGATATAAGTATTCATCGTAATAAAACATACGCTTGTGTAGATGGGCCAAGACTTGGTACAAAAGCTGAAAGTTTATTTCTTAAAAATGCAGTTAATGCCGATTTAGTTGGTATGACAAATGTTCCAGAAGTTTTTTTGGCGCGTGAAGCACAAATTTGTTACTGCACAATAGGCATAGCAACCGATTATGATTGCTGGCAAGATGATCCGAAAGAGCATGTTACTGTTGAGCAAGTAATTAGCCGTTACGGTGCAAGCCTAGAAAGAGCAAAATTAGTTTTAGAAACCTACATTAAAGGTACTTCAGCGCGCTGTAGTAACCGTTGCAACCATGCTTTAGAAAGTGCGGTATTGACACCAACCGAATCAATGACACAAGATCAAAAGAATTTATTTGAAGTATTATCTACTTAA
- a CDS encoding L,D-transpeptidase: MKHRDISPCSALQKWGISNFAIQVNTQEQLCYVFNKEFEVYRTYPISTSKKTSNLKNSSGTPFGMHIISKRIGDGVPIGERFVGRKAQNEIVEILKSKPVVEPKGDYILTRILQLKGQEQGVNKGSNGHRDYNGNEVFNNVDSFERYVYFHGTNEEYKIGSKASHGCIRMKNEDIVDLFSFIQEGSPVYIELSACE, from the coding sequence ATGAAACATAGGGATATATCCCCTTGCAGTGCGTTGCAAAAGTGGGGTATTAGTAATTTTGCTATACAAGTTAATACTCAAGAGCAGTTATGTTATGTATTTAATAAAGAGTTTGAAGTTTACAGAACTTACCCTATATCAACATCTAAAAAAACGTCTAACCTAAAAAATAGTAGTGGTACTCCTTTTGGTATGCATATCATCAGTAAACGGATTGGTGATGGGGTTCCAATTGGCGAACGTTTTGTGGGTAGGAAAGCTCAGAATGAAATTGTTGAAATACTAAAGAGTAAGCCAGTTGTTGAGCCGAAAGGCGATTATATTTTGACTCGGATTTTGCAATTAAAAGGTCAGGAGCAAGGCGTCAATAAAGGAAGTAACGGTCATCGAGATTACAACGGAAATGAAGTTTTTAATAATGTTGATAGTTTTGAGCGCTATGTCTATTTCCATGGTACTAATGAAGAATATAAAATTGGCTCAAAAGCGTCACATGGTTGTATAAGAATGAAAAATGAAGATATTGTGGATTTGTTTTCATTCATTCAAGAAGGGAGTCCTGTTTACATCGAGTTAAGTGCTTGTGAATAA
- a CDS encoding phosphomannomutase CpsG (capsular polysaccharide biosynthesis protein; catalyzes the formation of D-mannose 6-phosphate from alpha-D-mannose 1-phosphate), giving the protein MSELSCFKAYDIRGKLGDDLNESIAYDIGRAYAKVIKPKIIVVGGDVRATSETLKIALSDGLREEGVDVLDIGLVGTEEIYFATSNLNLDGGIVVTASHNPIDYNGMKLVREQSRPISGDTGLLEIKTIAENKPWLLEQTRSIQKGSYSKVSNLAPYISHLLSYLNFENIKPLKLVVNAGNGAAGHVIDALEDQFKALNVPIHFIKIHHEADATFPNGIPNPLIPEKRQSTRDAVIKYKADMGIAWDGDFDRCFLFDENGQFIEGYYIVGLLAESFLQKDLSAKIIHDPRLTWNTINIVKTNGGRSVQCKTGHAFIKERMRDEDAVYGGEMSAHHYFRDFSYCDSGMIPWLLVVELLSVNDISLSKAIAARLAAYPSSGEINLSLRSPQDAIKKISALYLPLSTSFDETDGISLEFNEKGKMWRFNLRNSNTEPLVRLNVESKGDKELMKQKTKELMTQLTAL; this is encoded by the coding sequence ATGTCAGAACTAAGTTGTTTTAAGGCCTACGATATTCGAGGGAAGTTAGGGGACGATCTCAATGAATCAATTGCGTATGATATTGGTCGCGCTTATGCCAAAGTAATCAAGCCAAAAATAATCGTTGTGGGCGGTGATGTAAGAGCAACCAGTGAAACTTTAAAAATTGCGTTATCAGATGGGCTTCGGGAAGAAGGTGTAGATGTTCTCGATATTGGCTTGGTAGGTACTGAAGAGATCTATTTCGCAACATCAAACCTCAACCTTGATGGTGGAATAGTGGTAACTGCATCACATAATCCTATTGATTACAACGGCATGAAGCTTGTTCGGGAGCAAAGCAGGCCTATCTCTGGCGACACTGGATTGTTAGAGATAAAAACGATTGCTGAAAATAAACCCTGGTTACTTGAACAAACGCGAAGTATTCAAAAGGGTAGTTATTCAAAAGTTTCAAATCTAGCACCCTATATTAGCCATTTGCTTTCATACCTTAATTTCGAAAATATCAAACCCTTAAAGCTGGTTGTAAATGCGGGTAATGGCGCAGCAGGGCATGTTATTGATGCTTTAGAAGATCAATTTAAAGCGCTAAATGTTCCGATTCATTTTATTAAAATTCACCATGAGGCTGATGCTACTTTTCCTAATGGTATACCTAATCCTCTTATACCAGAAAAACGGCAAAGCACTCGTGATGCAGTGATAAAGTATAAAGCGGACATGGGAATCGCTTGGGATGGTGATTTTGATCGTTGTTTTTTATTTGATGAAAATGGTCAGTTCATCGAAGGGTATTACATTGTTGGTTTACTTGCAGAGTCTTTTTTACAAAAAGATCTTAGTGCAAAAATTATTCATGATCCACGTTTGACATGGAACACTATTAATATCGTTAAAACTAATGGTGGGCGTTCTGTTCAGTGCAAAACCGGGCATGCATTTATCAAAGAACGAATGAGAGATGAAGACGCTGTATATGGTGGTGAAATGTCAGCACATCATTATTTTAGAGATTTTTCATATTGCGACTCTGGAATGATACCTTGGTTATTGGTGGTTGAATTATTAAGTGTTAATGATATAAGTTTATCAAAAGCTATTGCTGCAAGATTAGCGGCTTATCCATCATCTGGCGAAATTAATTTAAGCTTGAGGTCACCACAAGACGCGATTAAAAAGATATCAGCTCTTTATTTACCCTTGTCGACAAGCTTTGATGAAACCGATGGGATTTCATTGGAGTTTAATGAAAAAGGAAAAATGTGGCGGTTTAACTTACGAAACTCAAATACTGAACCATTAGTAAGGCTTAATGTTGAATCTAAAGGAGATAAGGAGTTAATGAAACAAAAAACAAAAGAATTAATGACTCAGTTAACAGCACTATAA
- a CDS encoding mannose-1-phosphate guanylyltransferase/mannose-6-phosphate isomerase, producing the protein MILPIIMAGGSGTRLWPLSRQLFPKQFLSINGKRSMLQDTFFRINELDHLAPIIICNEEHRFVVAEQLRTEEINGCNIILEPVGRNTAPAIALAAFQAIKTNQDPLLLVLAADHVIKDKMAFNKAVESASILALKNYMVTFGIKPTSPETGYGYIKAGQSEGSGYFVEKFVEKPNSDTAKKYIASGNHYWNSGMFMFKASKFLNELEQYAPEIYNTCKQATDVLKVDADFIRINQQIFETCPSDSIDYAVMEKTSKAMVVPLDAQWSDIGSWSALWDIEAKDAHGNVCHGDVVNIDTNNSYIKAVDKLVTTIGLNDVVVVETKDAILVSKKSEVQKVKSIVEKLRQDGRSETTDHREVYRPWGKYDAIDSGNRFKVKRITVKPGAKLSVQMHHHRAEHWIVVSGTARVTNGEQQVLLTENQSTYIPIGSIHALENPGLVNLELIEVQSGTYLGEDDIVRYEDKYGRS; encoded by the coding sequence ATGATTTTACCTATTATTATGGCTGGTGGTTCAGGAACTCGTTTATGGCCATTATCCCGCCAGTTATTCCCTAAGCAGTTTTTGTCAATAAATGGCAAACGATCTATGCTGCAAGATACATTTTTTCGGATTAATGAACTTGATCATTTAGCACCGATAATTATTTGTAATGAAGAACATAGGTTTGTAGTTGCAGAGCAATTAAGAACTGAGGAAATCAATGGTTGCAACATAATTCTGGAACCAGTAGGGCGTAATACTGCGCCAGCGATTGCATTGGCAGCATTTCAGGCTATAAAAACCAATCAAGATCCATTGTTGTTAGTGCTTGCCGCCGACCATGTAATCAAAGATAAAATGGCGTTTAACAAAGCTGTTGAAAGCGCATCTATTTTAGCACTGAAAAATTACATGGTAACTTTTGGTATCAAGCCTACTTCTCCTGAAACAGGCTATGGATACATTAAAGCTGGGCAAAGCGAAGGGAGTGGATATTTTGTTGAAAAATTCGTCGAAAAGCCCAATTCTGATACTGCAAAAAAATACATTGCGAGTGGTAATCATTATTGGAACAGTGGCATGTTTATGTTCAAAGCGAGTAAGTTTTTAAACGAACTTGAACAGTATGCACCTGAGATATACAACACTTGTAAGCAAGCTACTGATGTATTGAAAGTTGACGCCGACTTTATTCGTATTAATCAACAGATTTTCGAAACTTGTCCAAGTGATTCAATTGATTATGCTGTGATGGAAAAAACTTCGAAGGCAATGGTAGTTCCGCTTGATGCACAGTGGAGTGATATTGGTAGTTGGTCCGCATTATGGGATATCGAAGCAAAGGATGCACATGGAAATGTATGTCACGGCGATGTGGTGAATATTGATACAAACAACTCTTACATTAAAGCCGTAGATAAGCTGGTGACGACGATTGGGCTTAATGATGTTGTCGTCGTTGAAACTAAAGACGCAATCTTAGTCTCTAAAAAGTCTGAAGTTCAAAAAGTAAAATCAATTGTCGAAAAACTCAGGCAAGATGGTCGTAGTGAAACCACAGATCATCGTGAAGTATATCGTCCGTGGGGTAAGTATGATGCTATCGACAGTGGAAACCGCTTTAAAGTGAAACGAATTACGGTAAAACCCGGTGCAAAACTATCAGTACAAATGCATCACCACAGAGCCGAACATTGGATCGTTGTTTCAGGCACTGCCAGAGTCACTAACGGTGAACAACAAGTATTGCTTACTGAAAATCAATCGACTTATATTCCCATTGGCAGCATTCATGCTCTAGAAAACCCGGGGCTAGTAAATCTAGAGCTAATTGAAGTGCAGTCAGGCACCTATTTAGGCGAAGATGATATTGTACGCTATGAAGATAAATATGGACGATCATAA
- a CDS encoding amino acid aminotransferase translates to MFDTLSALPADPILGLLNQYRQDSNSNKVDLGVGVYKDPNGHTPILNCVKTAEKFRFENEQTKVYIGPTGSADFNTLITDLCFGASHSAILSNRIRTVSTPGGTGALRVAADFIKRCKKDAVIWVSDPTWANHTGIFEAAGVQVKTYPYYDHANESLKFDEMAQCLSQISSDDVVLLHACCHNPSGMDLTNDQWDIVVELTKEKGFTPLIDMAYQGFGTDVEEDAYGVRRMADFIDNMILCSSCSKNFGLYRDRIGSCSVISKDSNQADIAFSVLLYVVRCIYSMPPAHGAAIVETILGSEELKQQWLDELKVMRDRINGNREILVSTLANSGVERDFSFINVQKGMFSFLGVNKDQVTRLKEEFSIYMVDSSRISIAGISNDNVGYLASSIAKVL, encoded by the coding sequence ATGTTTGATACCCTCAGCGCTTTACCTGCCGATCCAATTCTTGGTCTACTTAATCAGTACCGTCAAGATTCGAACTCAAATAAAGTTGATTTAGGTGTCGGTGTTTATAAAGACCCAAATGGTCACACTCCCATACTTAATTGTGTAAAAACAGCTGAGAAGTTTCGCTTCGAAAACGAGCAAACTAAGGTATACATTGGTCCAACTGGCTCTGCTGATTTCAATACTCTCATTACCGATCTCTGCTTTGGCGCATCACACTCAGCCATTTTAAGTAATCGAATTCGTACAGTGTCAACTCCTGGTGGCACTGGCGCCTTACGCGTTGCGGCTGATTTTATAAAGCGTTGTAAAAAAGACGCTGTAATTTGGGTGAGTGATCCAACATGGGCGAACCACACAGGTATATTTGAAGCTGCTGGCGTTCAAGTTAAAACTTATCCTTACTATGATCATGCTAATGAATCGCTTAAATTCGATGAGATGGCTCAGTGTTTATCACAAATTAGCTCCGATGATGTTGTGTTGCTCCACGCGTGTTGCCATAACCCGAGTGGAATGGATTTAACAAATGATCAATGGGACATCGTTGTAGAGTTAACCAAAGAAAAAGGTTTTACACCACTAATTGATATGGCTTACCAAGGCTTTGGTACTGACGTTGAAGAAGACGCTTATGGCGTACGAAGAATGGCTGACTTTATCGACAATATGATCTTATGTAGCTCATGCTCTAAAAACTTCGGTCTTTACCGTGACCGCATTGGTTCATGTTCAGTTATCAGCAAAGACAGTAACCAAGCTGACATTGCTTTTTCAGTACTTCTTTACGTAGTTCGTTGTATCTACTCTATGCCACCTGCACACGGTGCCGCTATAGTCGAAACTATCCTAGGCTCTGAAGAACTAAAACAGCAATGGCTTGATGAATTAAAAGTCATGCGTGATCGCATTAACGGTAACAGAGAAATATTGGTTTCTACACTTGCTAATTCAGGCGTTGAAAGAGACTTTAGTTTTATTAATGTTCAAAAAGGTATGTTTTCATTCTTAGGTGTCAATAAAGACCAAGTAACGCGACTTAAAGAAGAATTCAGTATTTATATGGTTGATTCTAGTCGTATTAGCATTGCTGGTATCAGCAATGACAATGTGGGATATTTAGCGTCATCTATTGCAAAGGTTTTGTAA